A single region of the Pseudomonas solani genome encodes:
- the ftsH gene encoding ATP-dependent zinc metalloprotease FtsH, protein MAKNLILWLIIAAVLVTVMNNFSSPSEPQTLNYSDFIGQVKEGKVERVTVDGFVITGKRNDGDSFKTIRPAIQDGGLIGDLIDNNVIIEGKQPEQQSIWTQLLVASFPILVIIAVFMFFMRQMQGGSGGRGGPMSFGKSKARLLSEDQVKTTLADVAGCDEAKEEVGELVEFLRDPGKFQRLGGRIPRGVLMVGPPGTGKTLLAKAIAGEAKVPFFTISGSDFVEMFVGVGASRVRDMFDQAKKHAPCIIFIDEIDAVGRHRGAGLGGGHDEREQTLNQLLVEMDGFEMNDGIIVIAATNRPDVLDPALLRPGRFDRQVVVGLPDIRGREQILKVHMRKVPMGDDVDAGVIARGTPGFSGADLANLVNEASLFAARVNKRIVEMKEFELAKDKIMMGAERKSMVMSEKEKLNTAYHEAGHAIVGRVVPEHDPVYKVSIIPRGRALGVTMFLPEEDRYSLSKRALISQVCSLFGGRIAEEMTLGFDGVTTGASNDIMRATQIAKNMVTKWGLSEKLGPLMYAEEEGEVFLGRSAGGQHSSVSAQTAQLIDQEVRSIIDHCYATAKQILVENRDKLDMMAEALMKFETIDAEQIDDIMAGRPAREPKDWEGGPGASSGKPAPREEAPRPENPIGGPAGEH, encoded by the coding sequence ATGGCAAAGAATCTCATCCTGTGGCTGATCATCGCCGCCGTGCTGGTCACGGTGATGAACAACTTCTCCAGCCCGAGCGAACCGCAGACGCTGAACTATTCCGACTTCATCGGTCAGGTGAAGGAAGGCAAGGTCGAGCGTGTCACGGTCGACGGCTTCGTCATTACCGGTAAGCGGAATGACGGCGACTCCTTCAAGACCATTCGTCCGGCTATCCAGGATGGCGGACTGATCGGCGACCTGATCGACAACAACGTGATCATCGAAGGCAAGCAGCCCGAGCAGCAGAGCATCTGGACCCAGTTGCTCGTTGCCAGCTTCCCGATCCTGGTGATCATTGCGGTATTCATGTTCTTCATGCGGCAGATGCAGGGCGGCTCAGGCGGCCGCGGCGGCCCCATGAGCTTCGGCAAGAGCAAGGCGCGCCTGCTCTCGGAAGACCAGGTGAAAACCACCCTGGCCGACGTCGCAGGCTGCGACGAAGCCAAGGAAGAAGTGGGCGAGCTGGTCGAGTTCCTGCGTGACCCGGGCAAGTTCCAGCGCCTGGGTGGCCGTATCCCCCGCGGCGTGCTGATGGTCGGCCCGCCCGGTACCGGTAAGACCCTGCTGGCCAAGGCCATTGCGGGTGAAGCCAAGGTGCCGTTCTTCACCATCTCCGGTTCCGACTTCGTCGAGATGTTCGTCGGCGTGGGTGCATCCCGTGTCCGCGACATGTTCGACCAGGCCAAGAAGCATGCTCCCTGCATCATCTTCATCGACGAGATCGACGCAGTCGGCCGTCATCGTGGTGCCGGCCTGGGTGGCGGTCACGACGAGCGCGAGCAGACCCTCAACCAGTTGCTGGTGGAGATGGACGGCTTCGAGATGAACGACGGCATCATCGTGATCGCCGCGACCAACCGTCCGGACGTACTGGACCCGGCGCTGCTGCGCCCGGGCCGCTTCGACCGCCAGGTGGTGGTTGGCCTGCCGGACATCCGTGGCCGCGAGCAGATTCTCAAAGTGCACATGCGCAAGGTGCCGATGGGGGATGACGTCGACGCCGGCGTAATCGCTCGTGGTACTCCCGGCTTCTCCGGAGCTGACCTGGCCAACCTGGTCAACGAGGCCTCGCTTTTCGCTGCGCGCGTCAACAAGCGCATCGTTGAGATGAAGGAATTCGAGCTGGCCAAGGACAAGATCATGATGGGCGCCGAGCGCAAATCCATGGTCATGTCCGAGAAAGAGAAACTCAACACTGCTTACCACGAGGCTGGCCATGCCATCGTCGGGCGTGTGGTTCCCGAGCATGACCCGGTTTACAAGGTTTCCATCATCCCGCGCGGCCGTGCCCTGGGTGTGACCATGTTCCTCCCGGAGGAGGATCGCTACAGCCTCTCCAAGCGTGCGCTGATCAGCCAGGTCTGCTCGCTGTTCGGTGGTCGTATCGCCGAGGAGATGACTCTGGGCTTCGATGGTGTGACCACTGGGGCCTCCAACGACATCATGCGCGCCACCCAGATCGCCAAGAACATGGTGACCAAGTGGGGCCTGTCCGAGAAACTCGGCCCGCTGATGTATGCGGAAGAAGAGGGTGAAGTCTTCCTCGGCCGTAGCGCGGGTGGCCAGCACTCCAGTGTGTCGGCGCAGACCGCGCAGCTGATCGACCAGGAAGTGCGCAGCATCATCGACCACTGCTACGCCACGGCGAAGCAGATTCTCGTGGAGAACCGCGACAAGCTGGACATGATGGCCGAGGCGTTGATGAAGTTCGAAACCATCGATGCCGAGCAGATCGACGACATCATGGCAGGTCGTCCGGCTCGCGAGCCCAAGGATTGGGAGGGTGGCCCGGGTGCCTCCTCCGGCAAGCCTGCTCCCCGTGAGGAAGCGCCGCGTCCGGAGAACCCGATCGGCGGCCCTGCTGGCGAACACTAA